The Gammaproteobacteria bacterium nucleotide sequence ACGCCAAAGACTTTGGCATACTGTTTTTGACTTGTTCTGTCGAGATTGCAGAATAGTTTTTGCGCTCGCTGAATAAAAAAACCAGATACACAACATATACTATTATCAGCGCTATTCCCTCGGTTCGGGAAATGTGCCCATCGCAGGCGAATAATGCCAGAAAAATAATGGCGCCCAGCAAAATACTCCCATGCTGTATGGTGATCCTGCGAGGCAAGGTCAAATAACTGAACAGACCGGCGACCCCGAGAACAAAACTGATTTGGCATAACGCGCTGCCCAAGGCACTGCCAATGATGACATTGGAAACCTCTGCCGTATTTTCTGCATTCAGAGCTCCATCCACGGCAATTGCAAATTCGGGAAAATCACTCCCGATCGAGAGAATGGTCACACCTACAATGAATTCGGAAATCCCTAAGCGTTGAGCGATTGCCAAAGCCCCGTGCACACTCGATTCGGTGCCGATCCAGAGTCCTAACAGTCCGAGTATGAGCAAAACGAACGACAAAATGTCACCGCTACAAAATTTGGATCAACATGACCCGTCGCATAATTGATTTCTATAATCTTGCCCGACACCTTTATTTTTCCAGTGTCACGCGCAGCATAAACTCGCCTGTTGTGTATTGGTAATCTAACTTGCCACCGTAGGCACTTTCCAGGGCATCGCCAATATTTCTCGCCAGTCCAGGATCGGTGAAGGTGATCTGCATAGTGTCACTCGTATCATCAATATGCATTATGCGTTTCATCGGGTGGGCTTGCTTCTCATGTTCCTCGGTATGCCGAATCAAGCTCATTATTTCGTTTTTTCGCTTGGCAAAATAATCATTTTGGATTGTCAAAAATCCGGCTGGAACCTTGTCCTGTGTACGCTGACACGCAGGGCAAAGGATCCGTGCAGCATCATTCGATGTCATGCCCCAGGTCCAGCGTCCATTGATATAAACAGCATCACAGCGTTTACATACTGTTGGAGACTTTAATTTGGCCCTGGACAAATAGGGATCGTGCACCATTTCCTCAAGCAGCTGATCACGTCGTTTTTGCTTGGGAAAAAGTCTGGAATCTGCTTTGCCTGACATATCGACCTCCTGTAACTGTAGATATTTCGATTTATCGTAATGCATAACCGGTGCCACTCATTGACCCAGATCAATATGTCCGAAAGGTATAGGCATAGTATAGAGATAACTTGTTTCACCTTAGAAAATGGAGCACTAATGCAAGTACCGATAGAAGTAACTTTTAGCAACATTGACAGGTCCGAGGCCGTTGAAAAAATGATTCAAGAAAGAGTAAAAAAACTGGAAAAAGCTTACCATGACATTACCAGTTGTCATGTCTATCTGGAAAAACCCCACAAACGCAAGGACCAAAGTTATCAAGTGCACCTTGAAGTGCGTGTGCCCGGTGGAGATTATGCGGTTAGCGGCAATCCGGGTGACCGCTTTAATCACGCTGACATCAATATTGCCATTCGTGATTCTTTTAAAGCCATGGAAAAACAATTGGCCAAAAGAAAAAAGAAATTTGCCAGTCGCCGTCACACCGCGCTAAATTCTAGCGAAGAGTAAATTATTAGCAGCAATTATCGGAATATAATTATGCGATCCCGATTTTCACATTTCATCATTCTGGATAAAGCGCTTGCTTCCGAGCATTTAGTTGACTCGGGCATTGCATCGCCACCATGGCGATGGCTACTTAATCTGGGTATTGCATTTGTGGTCTCGGGACTGGTGGCTATTGCCATTCCGCAATTTGTCACTTATGCACTCAACACAATTTTTGGTGTTTTGCTTTTTATCATTGGCATTAGCACCGCAGCCTACGCCTTGTGGTCAAGATCATTCTCACATGACTTTTGGCCGTGGTTAAGCTCTGCAATATTCATATTATGTGGCGTACTACTGATCTTTAATCCCAAGATCGGGGCTGTCTCCATCACACTGATCATTGCACTCTTTTTGCTGATCAGCGGAATTGGCAAAATTGGCATGGCCGGAATTGTGCGACCCGACAAGACCTGGAACTGGATATTTGTCAGCGGCGTGATTGACCTTGTTCTATGCACTCTGATATTCATGAATATGAATCAAGTTTCGGCCTGGCTACTTGGAATATTGCTGGGAATCTCATTGTGCGTGCAAGGCCTGTGGCATATTCGTCTGGCCTTGAACTTGCGCAAGCGTTTTGCCGCTACTTACACAATTTGAACACCTGAATCTGGATGCGAAAAATGGCGACTCACAATGAATTGCAAAACATGGTTAAAACCCAACTTGAAGCTCGCGGGATCAAAGACCCATTGGTTTTAAAAGCATTTCGCAAAGTTCCGCGAGAACTGTTCGTGCCAAAAGTTTACGAGCATTGCGCCTATGATGACACACCCGTACAGCTTGCTGCCGGGCAAACGATTTCACAGCCGTATATTGTGGCTTATATGTTGCAAGCATTAATGCTCTCGCCACAGGACAGGGTGCTTGAAGTTGGCGCGGGGTCGGGATATGCCGTGGCCCTGCTCAATGAGATCGTTGCACAAGTGTATGCTATTGAACGTATCGAAGAACTTGTCAAACTGGCTAACAAAAATTTGTCCGCTGCCGGTTGCTCGAATTGCATTGTGAAACACGGGGACGGCAGTTTAGGCATGGAATCACAGGCCCCTTTTGATGCTATCCTGGTCTCTGCGGCCAGCCCCATAGTGCCTCGTACACTGGAACAACAGTTAACTATAGGCGGCCGTCTGGTTATTCCCATCGGACTTAATAAACAAGTTCAAGAACTGGTGCGTATTACACGTGATAGCGAAAACGAATTTTCCCGTGAAAACCTGACAGACGTACGTTTTGTGCCGCTAATCGGTCAAGAAGGCTGGAATGCGCATGATATAATTACAGGGTAGAAAAAATAAGCTGATTAAGGATCGATTACTTCTGCATAAAGTAATAAAACAAGGAGTCCTGACATGAAGCTATATAACGAATTGTTAGAAAGAAATCTCGAATTCACTCATCCCCTGGATGTGCTTGCAGTGGATGCCTTAAGCCGCGAACAAAAGATCCAGATCTTGCGTGAATGGGAATACGATGCCCGGGAAAAAGAAGCCGCCGCCGACGAAGGCATGCCAAGTGGTGATGACACGCATCTGGATGAGATCCATAAAGCCTTGCTTTTACTGGATGCCGCAATCGACATCGAGCATACGCCCCCGACCCGCCAAGGCTAGATAGCTGAATTGATGCTGTCGAATATTAATATCTGGCAGTTTATTGGTGGCCTGGGGTTATTCCTGTTCGCCATGCATCTGATTGAAAATGCCCTGAGTACACTGGGCAGTAAATCCTTCAATAATTTTTTGATCCGGCATACGGATAAACCCGTACAGTCGGTGCTTAGTGGTGGCCTTACTACTGCCATGTTGCAGAGCAGCTCACTGGTTGGCCTGTTGGTTCTCGCCTTTACCGGCGCAGGTCTAATGTCGTTAAACAATGCCCTGGGTGTGATCTTCGGCTCCAACCTGGGCACCACTATGACTGGCTGGATTGTTGCGACCATAGGATTCAAATTGGATCTGGACGCCTTATCACTGCCACTAATCGCCTTAGGCAGTTTTTTTGTGGTATTGAGCAAAGGCCGCAAGCAACAAGTTGGTATGGTTCTGGCATCGATCGGATTACTCTTGCTCGGTCTTGAATTTATGAAAGACAGCGTGAGTGATCTAAAAACCCTGTTTGATATTAATTCACTTCGGGATTTTTCGGCCATTCAATTTTTGCTGTTTGGCGCGGTGTTCGCTGCGGTAGTGCAGTCCAGCTCAGCCACCATGATCATTGCCCTTGCCGCACTGGATGGCGGGATTATAAGCCTGCCCTCAGCAGCAGCAGTAGCCATTGGAGCCGACCTGGGCACAACCTCAACCATCGTGATCGGAGCCACAAATGGCACTCCGAATAAAAAACGCGTGGCCGCCGCACATGTGATCTTTAATGTGGTCACTGACCTGATTGCGTTTATATTATTGATGCCACTGTTGCAATTCATTATATGGATCGGAATTAAAAACCCGCTGTACTCACTCGTTGCCTTCCATACATTGTTCAATTTGATCGGCATCATTCTGTTCTTGCCCATGATCAACAAACTGGCCAAATTCCTGGAAACACTTTTTGTTGAAAAAGAAATTGTGATATCACATTACATCAGGCAGATCACACCCGACGTTACAACTGCCGCATTGATCGCAATTCGCAAAGAAACTTCACATTTAATTCAACGTGTTTTGGCCCAAAACTGCAAAGGCTTTGTTCCAAAGATCCGGAAACCGCCCGGATTACTGCCATTACACGACACGCTGGACATGGAAACTGACGAAACGACAAGCTTCACCCATTTGTATCATGCAACTAAACTGCTGGAAGGCGAGATCCTGTTGTTTGCAACCGACTTGCAAGCACACACTCTGGAAGCCGCTGAGGCAAAAGAATTGAATGAACTCTTGAGCGCGATTCGAAACGCCATGCATGCATCAAAAAATATCAAGGATATACAGCACGATCTAAACGACTTTGAACTCTCCAGTAAGCAAGCAATCATGCGATTTCTCGGTCAGATCAATCAATTGATGCAGGAATTCTACACGGCCATATACACATTAAAATCTGACAGCGGTGACCCCGTGCTAACTGAAGAATTGCAGGAAGTGAGCCAACACACCAAATTAAAACACGACCAGTTTCATGCTGAAATTTTTACCGCAGTGCATAAACGTGAAATTGCTGACACGGAAGTTTCTTCCATGTTGAATGTCAATCGCGAGATCTTGAACTCCAACCTGGCCATAATTCATGCCTTGAGCAATTACCACCAGGCTCAATATATTGAAAATGCCTGAGCCACGTCATTTAATAAAAAATTACATATAAATCAATAAATTACCTAATACGTCAATCTGTCGATCAACGTCTGTCCTTTGCCCCCCGCTAATCTCAACTAGGCAATACTGTTTAAACATCTAAGTAGAATCCACAAGATTTCTGCAGCAAGTCCCAATACTGCTGGTCCAGTAAATCTCATAGCATATATTCCACAAGATCAATAATGGACATTAACTTTTAAGAGTTTGCCACAAGGAATTCATGATGAAAGATTCGAGAAACAGTAAAACATGTATTC carries:
- a CDS encoding sodium:calcium antiporter — protein: MSFVLLILGLLGLWIGTESSVHGALAIAQRLGISEFIVGVTILSIGSDFPEFAIAVDGALNAENTAEVSNVIIGSALGSALCQISFVLGVAGLFSYLTLPRRITIQHGSILLGAIIFLALFACDGHISRTEGIALIIVYVVYLVFLFSERKNYSAISTEQVKNSMPKSLAFLVVGLVCLFASAKLTIASVLQVANLLGVESSIIAVIVVGLGTSLPEFSISLGAVLKGKSRLSVGNLIGSNIFDTLVPVGVAASIRELDFETSFLVRELPILFMLSLLVLFFFVREKGIQKKEAVVIVTLYVTYISYNIIIL
- a CDS encoding ATPase; the protein is MSGKADSRLFPKQKRRDQLLEEMVHDPYLSRAKLKSPTVCKRCDAVYINGRWTWGMTSNDAARILCPACQRTQDKVPAGFLTIQNDYFAKRKNEIMSLIRHTEEHEKQAHPMKRIMHIDDTSDTMQITFTDPGLARNIGDALESAYGGKLDYQYTTGEFMLRVTLEK
- the raiA gene encoding ribosome-associated translation inhibitor RaiA, translating into MQVPIEVTFSNIDRSEAVEKMIQERVKKLEKAYHDITSCHVYLEKPHKRKDQSYQVHLEVRVPGGDYAVSGNPGDRFNHADINIAIRDSFKAMEKQLAKRKKKFASRRHTALNSSEE
- a CDS encoding protein-L-isoaspartate(D-aspartate) O-methyltransferase; this encodes MATHNELQNMVKTQLEARGIKDPLVLKAFRKVPRELFVPKVYEHCAYDDTPVQLAAGQTISQPYIVAYMLQALMLSPQDRVLEVGAGSGYAVALLNEIVAQVYAIERIEELVKLANKNLSAAGCSNCIVKHGDGSLGMESQAPFDAILVSAASPIVPRTLEQQLTIGGRLVIPIGLNKQVQELVRITRDSENEFSRENLTDVRFVPLIGQEGWNAHDIITG
- a CDS encoding Na/Pi cotransporter family protein, translated to MLSNINIWQFIGGLGLFLFAMHLIENALSTLGSKSFNNFLIRHTDKPVQSVLSGGLTTAMLQSSSLVGLLVLAFTGAGLMSLNNALGVIFGSNLGTTMTGWIVATIGFKLDLDALSLPLIALGSFFVVLSKGRKQQVGMVLASIGLLLLGLEFMKDSVSDLKTLFDINSLRDFSAIQFLLFGAVFAAVVQSSSATMIIALAALDGGIISLPSAAAVAIGADLGTTSTIVIGATNGTPNKKRVAAAHVIFNVVTDLIAFILLMPLLQFIIWIGIKNPLYSLVAFHTLFNLIGIILFLPMINKLAKFLETLFVEKEIVISHYIRQITPDVTTAALIAIRKETSHLIQRVLAQNCKGFVPKIRKPPGLLPLHDTLDMETDETTSFTHLYHATKLLEGEILLFATDLQAHTLEAAEAKELNELLSAIRNAMHASKNIKDIQHDLNDFELSSKQAIMRFLGQINQLMQEFYTAIYTLKSDSGDPVLTEELQEVSQHTKLKHDQFHAEIFTAVHKREIADTEVSSMLNVNREILNSNLAIIHALSNYHQAQYIENA